In Aequorivita sp. H23M31, a single window of DNA contains:
- the hutI gene encoding imidazolonepropionase — translation MKLLLTHIKELLQVREHCPEKLSGDQMKELPTLKNAWLYIEQGIIKDFGKMDKMGPHKGFKTLDCSGKIVLPAWCDSHSHIVYAGNREQEFVDRIKGLSYQQIAEKGGGIINSAKKLQQTSEEDLYCQSATRLEEVMRLGTGAVEIKSGYGLTVEAELKMLRVAKRLAKEYPIAIKTTFLGAHAIPPEYKNDKSGYLDLICEQMLPQVAEDELAEYVDIFCEEGYFSVADMERLLDEAKKYNLIPKVHVNQFNSIGGVEAAVKHGALSVDHLEVMTDEDINALQNTGTMPVALPSCSYFLSIPYAPGRKMIDAGLPLALATDYNPGSTPSGNMNFVVSTACVKMRLTPEEAINAATVNGAYAMGLSHTHGSITKGKIANLIITKEIPSYGYLPYAFGSNLIDSVIINGSEIK, via the coding sequence GGAACACTGTCCCGAAAAACTTTCCGGAGATCAGATGAAAGAGCTTCCCACCTTGAAAAACGCTTGGTTGTATATTGAGCAGGGAATTATAAAAGATTTTGGAAAAATGGATAAAATGGGTCCGCACAAAGGTTTTAAAACTTTGGATTGTTCTGGAAAAATCGTTCTTCCGGCTTGGTGCGACAGCCATTCACATATTGTGTATGCGGGAAACCGTGAGCAGGAGTTTGTTGATCGGATAAAAGGGCTTAGTTACCAACAAATTGCTGAAAAGGGCGGAGGAATTATAAACAGTGCAAAGAAACTGCAACAAACATCTGAAGAGGACCTTTATTGTCAATCTGCAACTCGATTAGAAGAAGTAATGCGCCTAGGCACAGGTGCAGTTGAAATAAAAAGTGGTTATGGTCTCACCGTGGAAGCCGAATTAAAAATGCTTCGCGTTGCAAAGAGACTTGCCAAAGAATATCCCATTGCCATAAAGACTACATTTTTAGGCGCCCACGCCATTCCCCCGGAATATAAAAATGATAAAAGTGGCTATTTGGACCTTATTTGTGAACAAATGCTTCCACAAGTGGCGGAAGACGAACTTGCCGAATATGTCGATATTTTTTGCGAAGAGGGATATTTTTCAGTGGCCGATATGGAGCGGCTCCTCGATGAGGCCAAAAAATACAATCTTATTCCCAAGGTCCACGTAAATCAATTCAATAGCATCGGTGGGGTAGAGGCGGCTGTAAAGCATGGGGCTTTAAGCGTAGATCACTTGGAAGTAATGACGGACGAGGATATTAATGCGTTACAAAATACGGGAACAATGCCAGTTGCTCTTCCTTCTTGTTCTTATTTTTTGAGCATTCCCTATGCTCCAGGAAGAAAAATGATCGATGCCGGACTTCCGCTCGCACTCGCTACGGATTATAATCCGGGATCAACTCCCAGTGGAAATATGAATTTTGTAGTTTCCACCGCTTGTGTCAAAATGAGACTGACCCCAGAGGAAGCCATAAATGCCGCAACAGTGAACGGGGCTTATGCCATGGGATTGAGTCATACGCACGGTAGCATAACCAAAGGAAAAATTGCCAATCTTATAATTACCAAAGAGATTCCCTCTTATGGCTATTTGCCCTACGCTTTTGGCAGTAATTTAATTGACTCCGTAATAATAAATGGTTCTGAAATAAAATGA